The following are from one region of the Gambusia affinis linkage group LG02, SWU_Gaff_1.0, whole genome shotgun sequence genome:
- the cdh8 gene encoding cadherin-8 isoform X2 — protein MQSNPNFTIKHNQDNSISVVAKHDSFRRQKQEIYFLPIVVSDQGHPPMSSTNTLTIRVCGCSRDLVVQSCNVEAYVLPIGLSMGALIAILACIILLLVIVVLFVTLRRHKNEPLIIKDDEDVRENIIRYDDEGGGEEDTEAFDIATLQNPDGINGYLPRKDIKPDLQFMPRAGQHSGPNGVDVDEFINVRLHEADNDPTAPPYDSIQIYGYEGRGSVAGSLSSLETASSDSDQNYDYLREWGPRFRRLGELYSVGESDRET, from the exons ATGCAGAGCAACCCCAACTTCACCATCAAACACAACCAAG ACAACTCGATCAGCGTCGTCGCCAAGCATGATAGCTTCAGGCGACAGAAGCAGGAGATCTACTTCCTGCCCATTGTTGTGTCGGACCAAGGCCATCCGCCGATGAGCAGCACCAACACCTTGACCATCCGGGTCTGTGGGTGCAGCAGAGATTTAGTAGTCCAGTCCTGCAACGTGGAGGCCTACGTCCTCCCCATCGGTCTCAGTATGGGGGCGCTCATCGCCATCTTGGCTTGCATCATACTCTTGCTAG TAATAGTAGTACTATTTGTGACCTTGAGGAGACACAAAAACGAGCCCCTGATCATCAAGGACGATGAAGACGTGAGGGAGAACATCATTCGCTACGACGACGAAGGCGGCGGCGAGGAGGACACCGAGGCGTTCGACATCGCCACGCTGCAGAACCCAGACGGCATCAATGGCTACCTGCCGCGCAAGGACATCAAGCCGGACCTGCAGTTCATGCCCCGGGCGGGGCAGCACTCGGGCCCGAACGGCGTGGATGTGGACGAGTTCATCAACGTGCGTCTTCACGAAGCCGACAACGACCCGACGGCCCCGCCGTACGACTCCATCCAGATCTACGGGTACGAGGGCCGGGGGTCGGTCGCCGGCTCCCTCAGCTCGCTGGAGACGGCGTCGTCGGACTCGGACCAGAACTATGACTATCTCAGAGAGTGGGGCCCGCGCTTCAGAAGACTCGGGGAGCTCTACTCTGTGGGCGAAAGCGACCGCGAAACCTGA